A window of Deltaproteobacteria bacterium HGW-Deltaproteobacteria-6 contains these coding sequences:
- a CDS encoding acyl-CoA thioesterase, with amino-acid sequence MSIKKYETHHVVMGADLNHHGTLFAGQGAKWFVESGFIAAANITSPESTVCVNIHGMHFRTRVPLGTVVRYESKMILSGQTRLIAYVKAVKSENEEHIVDGFLTFVHVDPQGFPKPHGITIEADTKEDILLQEQARALSK; translated from the coding sequence ATATCTATAAAAAAATACGAAACTCATCATGTGGTTATGGGGGCTGACTTAAACCATCACGGAACGCTGTTTGCGGGTCAGGGAGCAAAATGGTTTGTTGAATCAGGTTTCATTGCTGCTGCAAATATCACCTCGCCCGAAAGCACTGTCTGTGTCAATATTCACGGTATGCATTTCAGAACACGTGTGCCTTTGGGTACCGTTGTCCGGTATGAAAGCAAAATGATCCTGAGTGGCCAGACCCGTCTGATTGCCTACGTGAAAGCAGTAAAAAGCGAGAATGAGGAGCACATCGTTGATGGTTTTCTGACCTTTGTCCATGTGGACCCGCAAGGGTTTCCCAAACCTCATGGCATTACGATCGAAGCTGATACAAAGGAGGATATCCTGCTGCAGGAACAGGCCAGGGCATTATCAAAATAA